The following coding sequences lie in one Colius striatus isolate bColStr4 chromosome 14, bColStr4.1.hap1, whole genome shotgun sequence genomic window:
- the LOC133626758 gene encoding uncharacterized protein LOC133626758 — MLLIRQRETQSVSDVLELSAAEVAHTSRTRPRPGQHECDTENSPHTGEEPVLPAQSWAPAAEGNALPLPTLTQAARAGTAATATQLPSALPRLLERAGITQGALPAPLLPPSHCSTGVERRTAAAAHLLQPDKQESTEQWQRLGWAQRPALVPRKDCTLLKSSGPGTTHVHPPVGRTLRKTPLTPKPRVPSLVLIPNCCPWQEQSQGLVTTLHRSALALADANRQVFPALTGDNPRACPSSPFAWL; from the exons ATGTTGCTGATCAGACAGCGTGAAACGCAGAGTGTGAGCGACGTGCTCGAGCTGAGCGCAGCAGAGGTGGCACACACCTCCAGAACACGGCCCAGGCCTGGGCAACACGAGTGCGACACAG AAAACAGCCCTCACACAGGCGAGGAGCCCGTGCTGCCGGCACAGAGCTGGGCACCAGCGGCCGAAGGCAACGCTCTGCCTCTGCCAACACTTACACAGGCGGCAAGAGCCGGCACCGCTGCCACTGCCACACAGCTCCCGAGCGCGCTCCCACGGCTGCTGGAACGGGCAGGGATCACGCAGGgagccctcccagctcctctgctgccacCGTCCCATTGTAGCACTGGGGTGGAACGccgtacagcagcagcagctcaccttCTCCAGCCCGACAAGCAGGAGAGCACTGAGCAATGGCAACGCCTGGGCTGGGCACAGAGGCCTGCACTTGTCCCACGGAAGGACTGCACACTGCTCAAGAGCAGCGGGCCCGGAACCACCCACGTTCACCCCCCTGTGGGCCGAACGCTACGGAAAACCCCATTGACCCCAAAACCCCGAGTGCCATCGCTTGTGCTCATCCCAAACTGCTGCCCATGGCAGGAACAGTCCCAGGGCCTGGTCACAACGCTCCACAGATCAGCTCTGGCACTGGCTGATGCCAACCGACAGGTTTTTCCTGCGCTGACAGGAGACAACCCCCGTGCCTGCCCCAGCTCACCATTTGCTTGGCTTTAA